Genomic segment of Candidatus Aegiribacteria sp.:
GCCGGATTACCTGCGGCATGATAAATTCTATGACCCGGAACAAAACATCTGGATTGATGCAGTGAAATCGGGTGAGAGGTACATAGCGGATCCAGCCCAGAATCCATCAAGTAAGTCTTTCATTCCTCTTTCACTGCAAAATGTAAATGTTTTTGCTAATAATCCTACATTAATAAATGGTGGAATGCAGGTCTTGCCGCCATCGCCCAGTACGGCCTGGGTAGCAACTACTAATATCTGGAAGATCCGGGTTAAAGGAAGATTACATCAATTTCACCTATATGATTTTGATAATGAATGTCATCCACATCCGATTTATGGACATGAAGCGCAGATATATTCAAGAGAAGATTATGTAGATATTCGTGATCCAGCTACTGGATCAGTTGTAGGCAATAATGATCCAATCGAATTTGAGTTTACTACCGGGACTTTTATTTTTGTTCCTCCAGGTCTAAAAGGAGTCGGTGATAAACTGGAAGGAGGAGATGTTGAAAATTCGATAGGAGCAATAAATGAAGGATGGACAATATGAAATTAATTAGAAAAATAATGTTGTTATGTGTAATGATTTATTTAACTTGTAGTGTTAATGCCGTCGAAAATGATCTGGTTGAATATGAAGTATATTATAATGAACAAGTGACTACAGTCTATGATGCTGAATTAAAAGTTGGCGAGCCAGCCACAATTAGAGCAGTAGTATACCTGAAAAAGAATGTTGATGTTTCCACAGCCCTTTCAGCTACAGGTTATGGTTATAAAAAGGTAAATCAACCATTTGAAGTGATTAGAGGTTCTAGTGAATTTACTGAGACTGCCAGGGAATTCAATCATAGTGCAGGTGAAACAGTTACTTTCGAATGGACTGTACGGCCAACAGATGAAGCCGCAGGATGGACTATTCCGTTAAATATTGCATTTACGTTCTATGATCGAGATGAGAGGGAAGGCTATCCAATAAAATTCACAGCAGCCAGCATCCTGGTCCCTGATGAGCACTACTCAGACCCCGCCCCCACCCGCACTACCACCGCCCCCTCGTCCACGAACCAGCCGCCATCCCAGGGGTCGCCCGGATTCGGGGCGATGGGTGCGCTGATGGGGATACTGCTGGCTGTCGTATACAGGGCAGGGAGGGCTTAGACTACGTCGCTGACATGACAGTTACAAGGTAGATCCCAACGCCAATATCCCATCATCCTCG
This window contains:
- a CDS encoding sarcinarray family MAST domain-containing protein — its product is MKLIRKIMLLCVMIYLTCSVNAVENDLVEYEVYYNEQVTTVYDAELKVGEPATIRAVVYLKKNVDVSTALSATGYGYKKVNQPFEVIRGSSEFTETAREFNHSAGETVTFEWTVRPTDEAAGWTIPLNIAFTFYDRDEREGYPIKFTAASILVPDEHYSDPAPTRTTTAPSSTNQPPSQGSPGFGAMGALMGILLAVVYRAGRA